In Mixophyes fleayi isolate aMixFle1 chromosome 4, aMixFle1.hap1, whole genome shotgun sequence, the following proteins share a genomic window:
- the CREBL2 gene encoding cAMP-responsive element-binding protein-like 2 isoform X1, whose amino-acid sequence MEDNKVSGGKVKKRGRRPAKIDLKAKLERSRQSARECRARKKLRYQYLEELVSSQERAICALREEMEMYKQWCTAMDQGKIPSEIRALLSGEELNKSAPNSGKQHRPVKTEPAEK is encoded by the exons ATGGAGGACAACAAG GTCTCGGGCGGGAAGGTTAAGAAGCGGGGGAGAAGGCCAGCTAAGATCGACCTGAAGGCCAAGCTGGAGCGGAGCAGACAGAGCGCGCGAGAGTGTCGGGCCAGGAAGAAACTGCGTTACCAGTACCTGGAGGAGCTGGTGTCCAGTCAGGAACGCGCCATTTGTGCGCTGAGAGAGGAgatggagatg TACAAACAGTGGTGCACTGCAATGGATCAAGGTAAAATCCCGTCTGAGATCCGAGCTCTGCTCAGCGGGGAGGAGCTCAACAAATCTGCTCCCAATTCCGGCAAACAGCACAGACCTGTGAAGACGGAACCTGCCGAGAAATGA
- the CREBL2 gene encoding cAMP-responsive element-binding protein-like 2 isoform X2 — protein sequence MIITVSGGKVKKRGRRPAKIDLKAKLERSRQSARECRARKKLRYQYLEELVSSQERAICALREEMEMYKQWCTAMDQGKIPSEIRALLSGEELNKSAPNSGKQHRPVKTEPAEK from the exons ATGATCATTACT GTCTCGGGCGGGAAGGTTAAGAAGCGGGGGAGAAGGCCAGCTAAGATCGACCTGAAGGCCAAGCTGGAGCGGAGCAGACAGAGCGCGCGAGAGTGTCGGGCCAGGAAGAAACTGCGTTACCAGTACCTGGAGGAGCTGGTGTCCAGTCAGGAACGCGCCATTTGTGCGCTGAGAGAGGAgatggagatg TACAAACAGTGGTGCACTGCAATGGATCAAGGTAAAATCCCGTCTGAGATCCGAGCTCTGCTCAGCGGGGAGGAGCTCAACAAATCTGCTCCCAATTCCGGCAAACAGCACAGACCTGTGAAGACGGAACCTGCCGAGAAATGA
- the GPR19 gene encoding putative G-protein coupled receptor 19 produces MVFAREMDAQRPRLILPTVLYPMPNNSLTTCPMTAGEPLIPGLFKDGTTGRRNSTVPVQLLFPGEIAAAGLVFGVIWILSVFGNALVCLVIHRSRRTQSTTNYFVVSLACADLLLSLGSAPFTLVQVTSGHWALGSAMCKLARYLHYLTPGVQIYVLLSICLDRFYTILYPLSFKVSREKAKRMIVASWLFDAAFVSPAFFFYDVVDGHCNFFPPPSWDGAVYGVAHLLVGFLVPSVLIILFYQKVVKYIWRIGTDRLSVRRTMNIVPRTKVKTIKMFLMLNTIFLVSWLPFYVAQLWHPDEGDQRQCCLAYLAISWLSFGSSAAKPTLYSVYNANFRRGMKETFCMSSMKCYRSNAYTITTSSRMAKRNYVGICEMPVPGKTAVTDSVYDSFDREAKEKKLAWPIDSNPPNTFV; encoded by the coding sequence ATGGTGTTTGCTCGTGAAATGGATGCCCAGAGGCCTCGTCTCATCCTACCTACAGTTCTATACCCGATGCCAAATAATAGTTTAACGACCTGCCCGATGACAGCTGGAGAACCGTTGATCCCTGGACTTTTTAAAGATGGCACCACAGGAAGAAGGAACAGCACTGTGCCGGTTCAGCTTCTGTTTCCTGGGGAGATAGCAGCGGCTGGCCTCGTCTTTGGGGTTATATGGATTCTTTCAGTCTTTGGCAATGCTTTGGTGTGCCTTGTCATCCACAGAAGCCGGCGGACGCAGTCAACCACAAATTACTTTGTGGTGTCTCTGGCATGTGCGGACTTGCTGCTCAGCCTTGGCAGTGCCCCATTTACACTGGTACAAGTCACCTCTGGTCATTGGGCACTGGGCAGTGCCATGTGTAAACTGGCACGTTATTTACACTACTTGACACCTGGAGTACAAATTTACGTCCTCTTGTCCATCTGTCTTGACCGTTTCTACACCATCCTCTACCCGCTGAGCTTCAAGGTCTCCAGGGAAAAGGCCAAAAGGATGATCGTGGCTTCATGGCTTTTTGACGCCGCCTTTGTTTCGCCGGCCTTCTTCTTTTATGATGTCGTGGACGGACACTGTAACTTTTTCCCTCCCCCGTCTTGGGATGGGGCAGTTTATGGAGTGGCCCATCTTCTAGTGGGCTTCCTTGTGCCCTCTGTTCTCATCATCCTCTTTTACCAGAAAGTGGTAAAATATATTTGGCGTATTGGCACGGACAGGCTTAGTGTCAGACGCACCATGAACATTGTGCCCAGGACCAAAGTTAAAACCATCAAAATGTTCCTGATGCTCAATACCATCTTCCTGGTGTCTTGGTTGCCATTCTATGTGGCCCAGTTGTGGCATCCGGACGAAGGAGACCAGCGGCAGTGCTGTCTCGCCTACCTGGCCATCTCCTGGCTCTCTTTTGGGTCCTCTGCCGCCAAGCCGACACTGTACTCGGTATACAACGCCAACTTCCGGCGTGGCATGAAAGAGACCTTCTGTATGTCCTCCATGAAATGTTATAGGAGCAATGCTTATACCATCACTACCAGCTCCCGAATGGCAAAAAGAAACTATGTTGGCATCTGTGAAATGCCCGTCCCAGGAAAAACAGCAGTTACGGACTCTGTATACGACTCATTTGACCGTGAGGCCAAGGAGAAAAAACTGGCTTGGCCCATTGACTCCAACCCTCCCAATACTTTTGTGTGA